The genomic stretch CTAAGTCCCTTAATCTCACCCTCTGAGGGTGATTTGAAAGAAAGTCCAAGATCCACATACAAATTGGATCTGGAAACCCAAGATCTTTAAGTTTAGATATCAGTTTGTACGGTATAATTGTGTTGAATGCAGAGCTAAAGTCCACGAAGAGCATTGTTAATAGGTCCCCCGCTGCTCTAAATGAGTTAAAGCAGTGTGTAAGACGGTGTTTATAGCATCTTCTGTTGATCTATTTGCCCTGTGTGCAAACTGATATCTATCAAATGAGTCTGGAAGACAGGAGATGATGTACTGTCAAACTAattgttcaaaacacttcataataatAGAAGTGAGTGCCACCGGTCTATAATCATTGAGGCTACTTATAAAGGACTACTTTGGCAGTGGAACAATGGTGGAAGCTTTCAGACACGATGGAACAATGGCTTGGGATAGAGACCGATTGAAAATCTTAGTCAAAAGCCCAGCCAATTGGTCTGCACAGTCTTTTACCACCCGGCCGGAAATGCCATCAGGTCCGGTGGCCTTCCTTGAATTTACCGCTTTAAGTGTCTTACCCCCTCCCTGACTTGGGCAGTGTCCAATCACTGTGGGTAAGACTCTTCCTTAGAAATGCTCCTTAACAATACTCCTTGAATTATGTAACTAACAGTGCAGCCCTACGTTTGTCTGTgtggaattaagtcccattgtggtcaatgaggcttagttCTAGAAATATATGTGTAGGACTGCAGTGTAAGCTCCCTGAAATGATACATAAATGTGTTGTGTTCTGATTCCCATGCTATGTAACGTAAATATCTAGAGAAAGTAAAGCAAGTGTTAGTAGACCCTTTTCGTTATGGAGTTTTTGGTATGAGATCATAGTCATGCTACAGGTCTAAATCCACAGGAGCAGAAAGGTGTATTCTCTTAGTAATCTTCTAACATTATGCCCTTCACATAATTTATCTGAGTGGCTGACAGCTGCTCTAAATATTGGAGTATGAGAATCTTATTTATAGGGAGCCCAAACTGTTCAGTGACTTGTCCTAGAAAAATTAAACCTGCAAAGCTCTTATTCCTATAAAACAGTTACTGTATGTGACTGTTTGCAGCTGGGTTCTTTATGCAGAAGCTCACATAGAACCAAAACTGCATCAGTGGCTCATCAATCAACATGAAGGGCTGCCATTACCTGTGGATCCCACTCTGTTCTAGCAAGAACATAGTTGTCTTACATGGTGGGTAATGGATACAACTTGTCCATTCTAACAACGTCTGATGGCAATCACTGTATGTTTACCAAGTCTAGGTTCATGAAGATAGAGAAAGGTCTGATTCTGTTGCAAGATAGTGTTTGTTCAAGACAGTGGAATCTGTCTTGGCCAGGCTCTTATTTGATATAAATACTGTGTAACTTAGCAGATTTGAAATGCTAAGCATTGCATCCCTGCAGATTTGCAAACAGGGATTTAAGAAAGGCATCCAAACAACTCCTGAcaattattttctctttccagTTGAACACTTTTCATCACCCTCTTTTTCAGAGCATGGGAGAAAAAGAACTGCCTGGTGTTTTGATCTCGGAAGTAGGAGGAACATTTGGTGTACTGGAAAGCCATGTGGAGTTCCTCAAGAAACATTTCAGTATCATCCCCATGAAGGAGTTTcacaaaaacaaggaaaaactGCGTGAACAGATCACATCTATTTTCATCTTTGAGCGCAGGCCTCTAATTGATCGGGAGCTTCTTGAAAACCTTCCCAAGCTAAAGGTGGTTGGAAATTCAGGGGTAGGCGTGAATCATTTGGACTTGAAACTGATTTCTAGCTTTGGAGTAAAAGTCACCAATACTCCCCATGCTGTTTCTGACTCCACAGCAGACATTGGCATGGCCTTAATGTTGGCATCTGCCAGAAGACTAGTGGAAggtaaagggattttttttctttatatgtTATTTTAAGTCATGGTTGTCTGAATTCACTATACTCTTCTCATAGCTCCCTTCTCATTTAAACCTTATGTCCACAACATTCCTGTGGACCCAAATTATTTTTGACATTATCCTGAATATAATATTTCTGTGTCAACTGTTGTACCCCTCTCTCCCTGTATCAGCTGCAGTTAGCAAATTGAGTCCTGTTCCAAACACCCTCTGCATGAGGTTGAGACATCTAGTAGTCAGGCCTTTACCATTATGGTAAACTATAAATTGATCCCTAAATTATGGAACAATCTGCCAGAAGAAGTCAGAAggtgcatttctctctctctccattttctGGCTCTTGCTTCACAGCAGGAAGTTATACTGGATTCCTTTGACCCCCCTCCCATTCTGTGATTCCATAGACTGGAAAGATTTGATCACTAAACTCAATTTTATAGGTGGGATACTGAAGctaaggaagagaaaaagaatttcCTAAGATTATGTAGTAAGTCTGCAACCCTCAGTGGTCCATACTTCTGAGTGTGCATGTTTTGGTGGGGTAAGGTCGTTTTCCAAGCAGTCAGATAATTTAGCAACATATGTGGAGCTGTGGATTATTGTTCTGtggtatttttattttctcacaAGGAAACCATTTTTAAATGGAAGCATTTTGTTTTCCCAACACTCAGACCACAATAGGTTATTATTGAAAATGTGATTCTTTCTAAAGCCTTCTTCAGATGTTCCAGAAATGTGTAGAATTCTTGGAGGGTACCTGGGATATTGCCACACTAGCTCCATCCCCACTTAAGACGCATGCACTTAGCCCCATTCTTGCCCTCTACACACGGCACCTGGAGTGATAAATAAtgaatgtggaaagagtttctTCCTGGGTTAAACACTGAATGAATGGAACGTAGCACTAAGTGTGTGCATCCATCAGCAGTAGTGGGCTTgtatggcacaatcctgggggttCTCCACATATTGCTCTAAACTAGAGGTTCTCAAAACAGCCCTAAAGGCTgttgcttgatttataaatgccaaggggtgtggctataatggtgattgggcagcagtgttcccccctccccgcacccAGTAGCAgcctgtttaacccttgatgcacatagcctaacctACCCTGTCATTTTCGCAATCCAGCAAAAATTGGGTCTCAATCTACTGGCGGGTCCCGGCCCCatggtttgggaactactgctttataCAGTCTTGGAACTTGTGCACAGAGCTTGGGGCTGTTATGAACACGAGCGTAAGATAGTGCCCATAGATAATAGAGCAGcgactgttgccctgcacattcctgatcttggaagctaagcagggtcaggcctggttagtacttggatgggagaccgcttgggaatactgggtgctgaaggcttataccatagtctttcaaaactgaaggttgccaaccatattgaAATGGACAATAAGACTATGCCCCTGCTCCTAACAATTTATTCACCTAAGtgataagtaagtcccactgagttcagtgagacttagtcCCAGGAAAATGTTATTAAGGCTATGGCTTTAACgcatttttgcctggctcacaCGTGTATACATTtggttgcgtatatgcagcgttgcatatccctgttgcgtatatgcaacgttgggcagaaatggcttaactaaaaattgctttatttttagCTAAAGCcacagtcttagggcgcaatcctaaccccttatgtcagtgctttccagcactggcatagcagtaccaatgggacgtgtgctgcattctgcagttgggtgtcactcacagaggcctcctcaaagtcagggaatgtttgttcccttacctcagagctgcattgcccttatgtcagtgctagaaagcactgacataaggggttaggattgcacctttaatcaCATTTTCCTTAGACAAAATctaattgaactcagtgggacttacttctaagtacatatgcataggattgggttataatgAAAATATAATGAAAAGTCCAATTTGCTAAATTAATCCAAATGAGCCTGTCAGTGAATTGGAATTTATATAGGTCCAACACTGTCAATGGGAACTGCACTGTGGTGCTTTCAAAAGGTCTTCTCATCCTTTGTAGCATCTCTGAATTCTCCAATTATACACTACTTCACAATCACTGACCACTATTGGAGTGGCAGAAAGGGCATTTAGAAAAAATGCAGGTTATCAAGGGTGTAGTAGCCTAATATAACTAGAACAAGGATTAGATTTTCAGTGAGATCACTTAATAGTCCAAAATTGAGCTTGTTGCTGTGTATCAGGATGTACCAGTGATTTAGCCACTTGCTTTTTCTTGTGCGTGTGCCAGGCATGTGCGTATAGAAACACCCCCCTATTCTTATGAGTGCATCTCTATGAATTCTAAGTAGAAATGTTAAGTGGAAAACTGTCTAAACTGAAAAGAAATTGTCTTTAGGCTTTCAAGTAGTGTAATTTCTGTAGCCACTTAATCATGTTTCTGCTTTCtgaactaaggccccaatcctatctaactttctagtatcagtgcagcctcagccccaaggtaagggtacacatgttcccttatcttgaggacccctctgtgactgcctccccgccacaggatgcagtgcatgcctcattggcatggttgcaccggcactggaaaattggataggattgggccctaagatactACAAGTGCCAGACCTCAACGTCTCACTTGCTAtcctgtggtttttgtttttttaggttGTTGTATTGCAACATCTCCGCATACTAAGGATTTTGCTGTTGACTGGTTAGGAACAGAAGTCACTCGGGCTACCCTTGGTATTATTGGAATGGGCAACATTGGATATAAGGTGGCCAAAAGGGCAAAAGCTTTTGATATGACCATTCTGTATCACAACAGGAACCGCAGGTAAATGTGTATTGAGAGTGTACAGTATTTCTTTGGCATATTATGTATCAggatttatgtttcaaattttaTCAGAAGCATCTTCTTGAACCTCTCCAGATCTCTACAGCAGATTTCTGCACACTTTGTTCAATCTACATGTTATTGAGGATGAGTGGTGATAAGAGAGCAGAACAATGAAATCTATAGTTGAGATTTTGAGCTGATGCTCATGACCACAGTCAAGGTGGAAGAGTCAGCATGAGGTGGATCTTCCTGCTAGTATTTTCAGTAGGAAACTAGTGATTACTGGATAGTAATTTCCAGTGTTGTTATATGAAAAATTGATTCACTACATACACATGAAATCCTCCAAAATTAAAAGGTAAATCACAGTTTCTCAGATTTTGTTGTAAGCTTTTCTATGCTAATCACTGTTTGAGATAGACAGCTCAGATGTAATAATGTGAGAAGTGGTACAATGTAGCATTTTCTTCATCATTTGAAAATCCCACCTAGTTTTTCTGTCTTTCCTCTTTCTAGAAAATATACTTGATGGCACCAAAAGGCTAGCAAAAAAACAGCAGTTTGCTCTTGGCAGGGAAAGGGATTCCTGGGAGAAGGCTGAATGACAaaggggagtagtgcctagtggttagcgtGCACACATTCCTTCCCGCTTTCCATTTACTGGACTAGCAGCTAAATGGGGAAAAACCTTCGTAGATTGTATGTCACCACTGTCCAGGCTACAGGCAGGGGAGACAGTCTGGAGGGGGGAACCCTCCCAGAAGAGCACTGAACCCCagaggttcttattaaaaatcacaCACCCAATAGCATCTGCAGAGCAAAAagacatgacaacccactgagagcccaatcctgtgctttggATTGGCTGGTGGGTAGCGTAGAGAGGACAGGGGGAGGTATGctgggggcgggctggaggcgggCCGGggggaggcgggtccatggagctctgctctgtaggatccaaggcgcttgggtagggcgcagagccctacacgagtgcctttaccttacagTCAGCGgttaagtgagtagccccattgcgaggctgcttaccttacttgggggaaggggatgaaagtccccttctcctgaggcccCTCCCACAGTAgcccgggaggcgcaggatccagcggcagcccttttcagtgccgccgagcctgggtgccctgggcagctcaggattgggctgcccgttactGATGAAAATGGAGTAGGcagacaaagggtcaaaatgtaactcgtttttttaaactctaaacaaAAAGGGAATTAAACAATATAGGAGAAGTAGGTAATGAAAGTAGAGGCAGGCTAAttgaaaatgcctgagcttggctaGGAAGCACAAAGAAAAGTTTTCACCAAATAGATGCATAAACCGGTATTGCCCAGCAGATGGAATTGGGATGCTATTCAAAAACCCTCCatccacacatacacaccaacAGTTTGTGCATTGGTTAGAGTCACTTAGCAGACAAAGCAACAAAaaactatttatttttcacatttttataccgccctccctccaaagagctgagggtggtttacacagctgctcccctccttttgtcttcccagcaaccctgtgaggtaggtgagactgagggaaagtgactggcccaaggtaacccaggaagcttcatggctgatgggagatttgaacctggatcttccaggtctaagtccacctccctaaccactacaccacactggctaaTTAGATGATCCCTCGTTTAAGCAACTTACATTGCTCAAGAAATCTTGCCCTATTCCCCAGTCTTTGTGCTTCTGACTGAGAAAGTGGCTGCTCCTCTCTAAGCTTCCAATGAATCAGTCAGTCAGGTGTCTGGCAGAAAACATCTCATacttcctgtgggctgggaaactcttaactttgctttgatgatgTTGTCATCACCATGGTTAAACATGGTTAAACCAGGGAAACGCCTGGTCACTGCACCCCACTCCCTTGAACTAGATGGACATTTTTAGCTACCCAGTCACTAAGCACATGCCAATCCTGTTTGGGGGTGGTAGACATTCCAGCCAGGAAGAGAAGCCAAATTCACATCCAGCCCATACTGGGGAATAATAGAATTTTCAAAAAAAGACAAAGGCTCTTGCAAGATGATGTCTCCACAATTTTTTAGGCTGCACAGCAGTTTCTGAGGAGTTAAGTGTCCAGAAACATAGGGGAAatacagggcattcatcacagctATTTATCTTCAATATTGGTAATCAACACATGAGACAGGATACACAAACATTGTATTGTCATCTGATTCAAAACCTatactaaagaaaaaaaatttctaaaccaaaaatacaattaagaaTCTGTTGCTTCTCCCATTTCTTCCCTCCAGGAAAGAGGAAGAACAGGCAGTGGGTGCCATTTACTGTGAAAACATAGAAGACTTGCTCCAGCAGTCTGACTTTGTGATGCTGGTTGTGAACCTGACACCTGAGACACACAAGCTCATTGGGAAAAGGGAGCTAGGATTGATGAAACCCACTGCTACTCTCATCAACATAAGCAGAGGTAGAGTATGTGACTGCCCTCATATGACCTTTAGCTCTTCTTTTAGTTGATGTTTTCAGAAACCTCTTTCAGAATGTTTTCAGAAAATGTAATTTTACATTTCTCCAGGTTTCTTTTTCTCTGGTTTCTGTGTAAACTGCTGCATTTCACCACACTAGTAAAAGAAAGGTTTAGGCCATCCAGTTCTTAGTGTCAAGCTGGATTGTCTAGAAACCAAGAATCTCAAAACTTTTGGTGAATCACCTTTTCTTAGGGGAGGGGGTAATAAAAGCATGTTTGAGAAGATCGTGTGGAATCACCCTGTGTTACTAAAAAGCATTTTAttgttgcaatcctaaacacacttccttAGGTGTAAATGCCATTGAACATAGTGTTATTTCCAAGTCAACATGCATAGAACTAGATTGGAAGACTAGGGGCGATCCAGCTCTTTTAAGGCCTATTTTCTTGCATTTTGATATTGAAATTCTCTCTGAATTAGGTGCAGTAGTTGATCAAGATGCTTTGGTAATGGCACTTCAAAATGGAATTATTAGGGCTGCAGCATTGGATGTAACAGACCCTGAACCATTGCCAAGGTAAAATGAAAAAGAACCTAAATCATTCTTTTATCCTGAATTAATCAAGTCTGATAAGGAATAAATAGAATTATATTTTAAATTGGTCCAAACCTGATTCAAGGGGGGAAAGTTAGATATAATTGTGCTGCATCTTCTGctgtctctcccctccttccctaaTATCTGATTTCTGTGTAGGCATGAGCAGAATTTTGAAGGGGGGATTTTTTGTTCAAGGTTTAGGCAACATAACCTAATAGTACTTCTGTAGAAAAGAATGTGTACTTTGATTCAATGGACTGATAACCTAAAAACACATATTCATAGGGGCACATACTACCCACTAAGGAGGAAAGTCAAGTCTTTTCCAGTGCAGTCACATGACCATTATGCTATCTTCCAGTTGCTGTGTCATCTCTAATATTCTGCCCTGCCTTCCCTGCAGAGATCACCTGCTATTACAGTTGAAGAACGTTATAATAACTCCCCATATTGGAACTGCTACTGAGCAAGCCTTGCGTATGATGACAGAAGAAGCAGTAGAAAATATCCTGGCTGTTCTCAATGGTCTCCCCATTCCTAGTGAAGTGATCCCCTAGTGAAGTGAATGATTTAACGGAGAACATAAATAATCAGTGGCTAATAAGCAACAGGACGCAGACCTTTAAGTAACAGTGCAACACAGCAATCACAGAATAACCTGTTTTTGGATCATGGTGTCACATCTATATATTTGAATCTTGTTCTATATAGTTGTATTCTTATCCAAAAGGACTAATAAAGTTATTGAACCAAAGCTTTTGAGTGTAATGGCTGGCAGACTGACTCCTTGAGCCCTTTCTATACAAGAGGTATGCATGCATGCTATTTGGAGAACAAGAAATATGTTCGAGAGTGTAGTTGTTGCTTAAAAGAACAAAGCACAGATTTATAATAttaattttcaaataatatcacaAATTAGTAAGAGACTATAACTGAAGACTACGTGGGCTTCTATTGGACATATCACTTACAGGATCAGCCTGAACCCTCTCTCGCATTCTTTAAATGGAGAAATGTTGTATCCTTTGTCATTATACTTTTCATGATGTGTTTGAAGTAATATGGCTCTGACAGCATCTTACTAATGGTGATTGGTGCTTTTTAATAGTGTCAGATTTAAAAGTGCAACAGTGAGCACACTGCCTTCATTTGTGCCTGATTTGCTAGGTGACCACAATCATTTCTGGTTCTGAATAAAACTATTGGCTGATCGCTGTTGGTTAACCACATTCTCAGATGTCTCATGTCAGGTGAAAACCTGAACCTattaatgattaaaaaaaataaaacttaagTAGCATTGTGCAACAATTagggtgagcagagagagagagagagagcaatttttAAGATTCCATAATAGAGTTTATAGTTCTGCTACATCAATATTGTAGTTTTTCTGTTAAGTCCATTAGTAGAACTGATGGTCATTTGAAAAACAAATACTAtttagtatataaataataattttgtTAAGGGAAAACTGATGTTAAAAATCAAAGAAATGTGCTTCATTCAGCCAAAGCAAAAATATAGGTGGTGTTTTAACGACAATGAGTACAACCACATTTAAACACTTGGAAGTCTCTTTCATTTCTACGGAAGAGTGTTAAGCATATCTTTCTCTCCCCTCTTAATCAATTGTTCTTGAATAGGCTTACATTTGGCTGGATTATGCCAAAACTTCTCAAGTACAAAGGCTTAAAAATTAACTTACTGGTAATAAAATTAAGTGTTCAAAGTTCAACATGAAAGTCCATGTTTCATTTTGGGAGATCTCTTCAGTCAACAGAAATTCATATTGGGTACGTTCAGGTTAATTTTCAGAGTTTTCTTTTGTCTTATGGTTACTTTGCTTTTATAGGTGCTCAAAAGGAATGATACTGGACTTCAGGTTATAAATAGTATTTATTGCACAAGTTTTGATAGTTTAAGGACTGAGCGTTGTGAAATTTGTATTTTAAGATATGACTGAAGAGAGGCTTTCATCTTCTTGATATATTTCTGTTACTCTACCAAGTACATCTGTTCTGGTTACATCTGCAATGAAGGAATAATATATTGGACTGGATCCATAGTTTCCTGTCCCCATAAGAAATCAACCCAATATATTTTGTTTATACTTTCTACTAGCCAACAAGCTTATTGCCACTTATGCTTTTACAGATCATGGAGgaacctgagctgcctgttctACTGGTTAATGAAGTGGGTGGAGCCCTTGGTGTCTTAGAAGCCCATGTGCCATTTCTGAAGAAGCACTTCCATCTTATTACCATGAAGGAATTCCTTGAAAGCAAAGAATATTTTAGTGCAAAGATCAAAGCTATTTATGTATGGTGGCACAAACCAGTCATTGATGAAGAGCTTTTGAAGAGTTTGCCTAACTTAAAAGTGATTGCAAATTCAGGAGTGGGGATGGATCACTTAGATTTGGAACTGATCTCTGGTTTTGGAGTAAAAATGGCTAGTGCTCCCTATGCTGTCTCGACCTCCACTGCAGACATTGGCATGGCCCTATTGCTGACGGCTGCTAGAAAACTAGTTGAAGGTAAACTTTATAGTGCTGTGTAGTTTTCTTCATCTCATACATATTTGCTTTGATTGTTCAAGAAGTATTTTCATAGCAACAGTAGATAACTACCTTAGATGCTCACCTATAcagcaagaaatttctgccaataaatcaagcttagatcatcaccttgcTTTATCTGCAAGGTCACttgggccagggcttttcaagtaAGTTGGGACACAGGAGAAGCATTGCAGATatcattagagggctgttaatcacCATAGTAACTTCCCTGGCAAGTTGCAGACAACCTTTTATTCTGAGAAAAGGctaaaggcttccatttaaataaaGCAAGCCTCTTTAGCAGATcctgctgcagccttgttccattttgcaaatgcttggcagaggGCTGtctttttaaacaccaggatttaatccttgtttccatttgaaacaaaaccccaagctacaattcagtgcaccattacttaagaataacactcatggaaagcaatgggtctagttctgagtaaacagggttacaactatgtgtagctgcacttgctcacagtcattccttgttgcttgtccctgtgctgtgaattgaattgcacactttcagttatatgttatatgttgagcctctgcctTCACACACCAGGTACCTTAAAGAAGGTTTTgtttaatggttctcctgcagtggttcccaaccttttttcacttgcatctCTTGGTATCCCTTGGcatcccatttccataaattgtaccccttatattagctaaatgtttgtaattagtatgAATAATAAgtataagccctcatctcttctttatgaaaacccatacttcacaTATGGTATCACAGTATcttctctttttatttgtttgaagaactgaagactaagCCTgtacactgttttgcaccagaagtgtcctgaaaaATGCTTGGtggttgatcactttccatattatgtttcagcttttttactgtgctggttttcaatcactgactcatacatgaattgatgacaaaaaactagctattggtgaggcttttacagccaactagctacctctcttcctgcctgccttgctggccctgcaaggcattctggagtactacctgtctttttcttccattattcaattctttttcaagtacccctaaaggtcctacagagtacccctgggggtacatgtatccCAGGTTGGCAATCACTGTTCTACtaatatgttgtttacagtgcacttactctgatagtgtttacaaaaaggttgtgaagaccagaatttaaaaagttaaagaataaaaatgtatcttatgatgttTTACTATTGTTTAATAcgttagagactgtacagttcttaggtaacaattactggtaggttatttttcaggatttggcctcagataaaatcagacaaaactgtaaTCAGATACCCCCtctaagttttttaaaaaacaaaaccctgacttatctgagggtcataaaaTGTTCTATGATTTTTAGCTTAAgacctgcccttggcttatctgtgagatcgacttataggtgtgtgtgtgtgtgtgcggtgGTAGTCTGATCCGAAGATTCACTATAAAACATCAAAATCTTGTACCCCAAAGATATCAATGAAGCAAAAAGGTTCAAAAATATCGTTAACATATTGAAAACATTACCCAGCCTTCCCTCATGGTGAGAAGTCCAGGGAcagtatgcttactcagaaatcagtcccacaTGCTCAATAGGCCTTATTCTTAACTAAGTATATATAAGATTCAGGTCTTAGTTTCATTTGAGTATTTGAGCTCTGTAGGTTTTTGTAATAAATGTTTATTTACAAATTGCAAGCAGAACCAATTGTAAGCAAATAGATTCCTATAGGAAGCAGCATAATTGCTAGTCTTGCTTCAGAGACACCAAAGCAGTAGCAGAAAGTTCTGCAGCCACTTTCAGTCCAGCAGCTCCCTTTATCCCTTGCCTGTGTCAACGTACAATCTCTGATAAATGTCGCATTCCCAAGGCAAAGAGATTTCTAGCCTTCAATAACACAGAGTTAATGTTCCTTAAGACCCTTGCCAAACCATAGCAATAAGCCCATTCAAGCCAGTCAAGACTGTTTTCTGAGGTAGTCAGATTGAAGGCCTCTGTGGATTGGACAGAGGCACAGATAGGGACAAAGCCCCTTGCACTCTACTGtgatcctgattttttttttttttttttttttgggggggggggatcaagctACTGTTGACCAAAGAGAAACACCACCCATAAGGGGTTTAGATGTCCCGTGTAGTTTGGTCCTCAGAATGCAACACTGTGATCACTCAAAAATTTCACTCTTCAGAATATCTGTCTTCACCCTGTGCAACTTCCTTGGGAATATACTTATTGGCTTGAAAGCAAATCTCActgacttatttctaagtaaatgtGTTCAGGATTGTAACCTGAAAGACAGACACAAAAAGAAGAGGTAATTCCTCTAGGTACAACACAATAATTTTACTATTCTTATGTGCTAACTTTTCCCCTTTATTTCTTTATTGCTTAGGTTGCCAAATTGCTGTTTCCCCAGACACTGAACAGCTCCCTATTAACTGGTTAGGAGATGACATCAGTGGTGCTACTCTGGGTATCATTGGAATGGGCTCCATTGGATACAAAATTGCTCAGAGGGCCAGagcttttgaaatgaaaattcttTATCATAACAGGAACCGAAGGTAAACTTCTGACCAAATTCTGCATATGTTCAATCTGTTTTTACTCTGAATTTCGTAACTGTTCACCTGcactagttggcatccttcagtctcggaagactatggtgtcacgctctgaatggtggttctggaacagagtgtcctctccagtgcgcaaagcctgggtaaagtaggta from Tiliqua scincoides isolate rTilSci1 chromosome 4, rTilSci1.hap2, whole genome shotgun sequence encodes the following:
- the LOC136649567 gene encoding probable 2-ketogluconate reductase isoform X1, which translates into the protein MLSVQAFSLARLVHLAAAWAKLPDKHLTKRIKRNISCMQSCRTGQKSTGRAAALRACQAKLNTFHHPLFQSMGEKELPGVLISEVGGTFGVLESHVEFLKKHFSIIPMKEFHKNKEKLREQITSIFIFERRPLIDRELLENLPKLKVVGNSGVGVNHLDLKLISSFGVKVTNTPHAVSDSTADIGMALMLASARRLVEGCCIATSPHTKDFAVDWLGTEVTRATLGIIGMGNIGYKVAKRAKAFDMTILYHNRNRRKEEEQAVGAIYCENIEDLLQQSDFVMLVVNLTPETHKLIGKRELGLMKPTATLINISRGAVVDQDALVMALQNGIIRAAALDVTDPEPLPRDHLLLQLKNVIITPHIGTATEQALRMMTEEAVENILAVLNGLPIPSEVIP
- the LOC136649567 gene encoding probable 2-ketogluconate reductase isoform X3, encoding MRSGRVGRGWPSCFTARLLGSHLLCAQGAYSQLNTFHHPLFQSMGEKELPGVLISEVGGTFGVLESHVEFLKKHFSIIPMKEFHKNKEKLREQITSIFIFERRPLIDRELLENLPKLKVVGNSGVGVNHLDLKLISSFGVKVTNTPHAVSDSTADIGMALMLASARRLVEGCCIATSPHTKDFAVDWLGTEVTRATLGIIGMGNIGYKVAKRAKAFDMTILYHNRNRRKEEEQAVGAIYCENIEDLLQQSDFVMLVVNLTPETHKLIGKRELGLMKPTATLINISRGAVVDQDALVMALQNGIIRAAALDVTDPEPLPRDHLLLQLKNVIITPHIGTATEQALRMMTEEAVENILAVLNGLPIPSEVIP
- the LOC136649567 gene encoding probable 2-ketogluconate reductase isoform X4 codes for the protein MRSGRVGRGWPSCFTARLLGSHLLCAQGAYSQSMGEKELPGVLISEVGGTFGVLESHVEFLKKHFSIIPMKEFHKNKEKLREQITSIFIFERRPLIDRELLENLPKLKVVGNSGVGVNHLDLKLISSFGVKVTNTPHAVSDSTADIGMALMLASARRLVEGCCIATSPHTKDFAVDWLGTEVTRATLGIIGMGNIGYKVAKRAKAFDMTILYHNRNRRKEEEQAVGAIYCENIEDLLQQSDFVMLVVNLTPETHKLIGKRELGLMKPTATLINISRGAVVDQDALVMALQNGIIRAAALDVTDPEPLPRDHLLLQLKNVIITPHIGTATEQALRMMTEEAVENILAVLNGLPIPSEVIP
- the LOC136649567 gene encoding probable 2-ketogluconate reductase isoform X2 yields the protein MLSVQAFSLARLVHLAAAWAKLPDKHLTKRIKRNISCMQSCRTGQKSTGRAAALRACQAKSMGEKELPGVLISEVGGTFGVLESHVEFLKKHFSIIPMKEFHKNKEKLREQITSIFIFERRPLIDRELLENLPKLKVVGNSGVGVNHLDLKLISSFGVKVTNTPHAVSDSTADIGMALMLASARRLVEGCCIATSPHTKDFAVDWLGTEVTRATLGIIGMGNIGYKVAKRAKAFDMTILYHNRNRRKEEEQAVGAIYCENIEDLLQQSDFVMLVVNLTPETHKLIGKRELGLMKPTATLINISRGAVVDQDALVMALQNGIIRAAALDVTDPEPLPRDHLLLQLKNVIITPHIGTATEQALRMMTEEAVENILAVLNGLPIPSEVIP